Proteins from a single region of Rhipicephalus sanguineus isolate Rsan-2018 chromosome 5, BIME_Rsan_1.4, whole genome shotgun sequence:
- the LOC119393674 gene encoding uncharacterized protein LOC119393674, translating to MHQTEMKALALCSLVLLLTLLSANGASYQSSEASGGVEGGQLGDVLLEERMAWADGGGPDEELDAAAETKRAFHAMRGKKDDDTWDSEDKRAFHAMRGKRLLAPASVDSFIAQLRRAVLQGKRGSGFFGMRGKRQLRNGHKSSRTKFVASRGRRSASGEPPAEAFF from the exons ATGCACCAGACGGAGATGAAGGCCTTAGCTCTGTGTTCGTTGGTCCTGCTGCTCACGCTATTATCAGCAAACGGTGCATCATATCAG AGTTCcgaggcgtccggcggcgtcgaGGGAGGGCAGCTGGGCGACGTGCTTCTGGAGGAGCGCATGGCGTGGGCCGACGGCGGAGGCCCCGACGAAGAGCTGGACGCGGCGGCGGAGACCAAGCGGGCCTTCCACGCCATGCGGGGCAAGAAGGACGACGACACCTGGGACTCGGAGGACAAGCGCGCCTTCCACGCCATGCGCGGCAAGCGGCTCCTGGCGCCGGCCAGCGTGGACTCCTTCATCGCCCAGCTGCGCCGCGCCGTGCTCCAGGGCAAGCGCGGCTCCGGTTTCTTCGGCATGCGCGGAAAGAGGCAGCTGC GTAACGGCCACAAGAGTTCGAGGACAAAGTTCGTCGCTTCGCGAGGTCGAAGGTCGGCCTCGGGCGAGCCTCCGGCCGAGGCGTTCTTCTAG